Proteins encoded together in one Benincasa hispida cultivar B227 chromosome 1, ASM972705v1, whole genome shotgun sequence window:
- the LOC120070224 gene encoding uncharacterized protein LOC120070224, whose amino-acid sequence MKMVGGPVLHWLCSSSSPLALLIRNRNGNRILLCGAFSASTLAPELEESTRLTNINLETQQAKENWESFKSWVLKYDKSYKSYKSEKELLYKFEVFSKRLRSIEVQQGE is encoded by the exons ATGAAAATGGTGGGTGGTCCGGTACTCCATTGGCTCTGTTCATCATCATCTCCGTTGGCTCTGTTGATCCGGAATCGGAATGGAAATCGAATTCTCCTCTGCGGCGCATTCTCAGCATCCACCCTTGCACCTGAACTTGAAGAATCTACCCGACTCACCAACATCAATCTTGAAACCCAGCAGGCCAAG GAGAATTGGGAGTCGTTCAAGTCATGGGTGTTGAAGTACGATAAGAGCTATAAGAGCTATAAGAGCGAGAAAGAGTTGTTGTATAAGTTTGAGGTATTCAGTAAAAGATTGAGATCGATCGAAGTGCAACAAGGAGAATAA